Part of the Labilibaculum antarcticum genome, TGTGGAAAGGCATTGCAATGGTGGCGGGAACATTTTCCTTCATAATTTGCATGTTGGTTTTGGTGAATTACATTCAGATTAATAGAATTGATCCGGTAAATACCGAAGTGATTAACAGTTTGGTTGATCGCTTGAATGATAATCCGAACGATGCTCAGTTAAGAGAGCAAATACGCGAGATGGATTTATTGGTTCGTAAAGCCTATTTTACAAATCAATGGCAAGTGAAAGCCGGCGGATATTTATTCTTGTTTGGCATTATAATTACGACGATTGCCTTGCAGTTATTTTATGCGGGCAAGCAACAGTTACCGCAGATTTCTGAAGAGAAAGAGGAGAATATCATTCTATTTCGCGAAAAAGCAAGGAAATGGATTGTGATTGGTGGTTTTGGAATGGTAGGAATCACTTTGATATTTGCATTTCTGACGCATAAGGAGTTGGGGAATCAATTCACTGTGGCGGCTGCAACTGCGAACACGAAGCAAGCTGAAACAAATCAAACAGATGTTACTGTTGTTGAGGTTGTCGCAAATGAAGAAATAGTAGAGCCAGTTGTTGAAGAAAAAGCTGCTGAAGAAGTAGAGGAGGAAGCTGCAAAAGAGGAAATTGTTGTTCCTGTTGCTAAGAAGGAAGAAGTAGTGGTTGAAAAAGCGAAAACCAATTCATATAAAGGAACATATCCAACGAAAGAGATGATGGCAAATTTTCCATCTTTCCGCGGACCGGGAGGAAATGCGATTGCTTACCAAAAGAACATCCCAAATGAATGGGATGGAGCAAGTGGCAAAAATATCCTGTGGAAACAGCCTGTTCCTATTCATGCCTATAATTCTCCGGTAATTTGGGGAAATAAATTATTCCTTTCCGGAGCCACTGCTACAAGTCGGGAAGTTTATTGCTACGATAGAAACAACGGTAAATTACTTTGGACAGCTAAAGCAGAACAGATTACTGGATCACCTGCAAATCCGCCGGAGGTAACTCCAGATACTGGTCATGCCGCGTCAACGGTTACGACTGATGGGAATTCAGTTTTTGCCATATTCTCAAATGGTGATCTGATCGCAGTAGATATGAGTGGAAAAAAGCAGTGGGCTAAGAATTTAGGTGTCCCTGATAATCATTACGGACATTCATCATCTTTGATTGTTTTTGAAGACAAGTTGATTGTTCAGTATGATCAGAAAACAAACTCGAAAGTAATGGCTTTGTCAACATCAAGCGGAGAAGAAGTCTGGAGTACTGCGCGCAAAGTAAGAGTTTCCTGGGCATCGCCGGTGATTGTTCAAAACGGAGATCAGGTTGAAGTATTATTAGCAGCTGATCCTTGCATTGCATCCTATGATGTACAAACAGGAAAGGAATTGTGGAAAATAGACTGCATTACCGGTGAGGTTGGTCCTTCGGTAGCTTATGCAAACGGAATCGTATTTGCGCTAAACGAATACGCCAGTTTGGTAGCAATAAAACCGGGAGCTAAACCTGAAATTTTATGGGAAGCTTACGATTACCTTTCCGATGTTCCGAGTCCAATTGCTTACAATGATTTGTTGTTTGTGATAACCAGTTATGGTGCTGTTGCCTGTTACAATGCAAAAGCTGGTGAAATACTTTGGGAAAAGGAATTTGACGCAGGATTTTATGCATCTCCAATATTGGTTGATGGTAAAATATATTTAATGGACAGGGTAGGTGTGATGCATATTTTTAAAGCAGAGAAGGAATATGTGGAAGTTGCAACATCAGCTTTGGGAGAGAAATCGGATGCATCGCCTGCCTTTGCAGATGGTAGAGTGTATATTCGGGGTGAGAAAAATCTTTATTGCATAGGGAAATAGATATGGAGAAGATGATCGATTTTGTAGATGATGTTGTTGGAAGAATTGGAAAAGAGCCTGATAAGGTAATTCCAATTTTGCAGGCAATTCAAGGGAAATACAACTATTTGCCCGAACCCGCACTGAAAAGGGTTTGTGAAACTACAACTATAACTGAGTCTCAAATAACTGGAATTTCAACTTTTTACTCGCAGTTTCGTCATCAGCCGGTGGGAAAACATATTATTCGGGTTTGTGTTGGAACTGCTTGTCATGTTAAAGGGGCAAAGCAGGTATACGATGGTTTTCGACGGGAATTGGGTTTGGAAAAAGGCGTAGATACAGATACTGAGAAGCTTTTTACGGTAGAGGAAGTTGCCTGTTTGGGCTGTTGCACGCTGGCACCGGTGGTTCAGATTGATGCGGTTACCTACGGTCATGTTGAAACGGGTAAAGTAGCTGAAATTATAGAGGATTTTAAAAATCTGGCACCAAGCGAAGAAAAAATTGTGAGAGAAGTGACTGAAGAAGGAATCTCTCAGGGTGAAATTAGAATTGGATTGGGATCATGTTGCATTGCGAGTGGTAGTTCCGGAGTGAAAGAGGAACTGGAAAAGACATTGGCCGAGAACAAGATTAAAGTAGATGTGAAACAGGTTGGTTGTGTGGGCGTTTGCAATCAGGTTCCTATGATGGAAATCCATAAAAAAGGGGAAGAGGCAGCTTACTATACGAAAATAAATGCAAATGACGTTGGCGATATAATTGAGAAACACTTTCAGTCTAAGAGTTGGATGAGTCGTTTCAAAAATCGCTTTTACAATTACGCTGAGAACCTTACTTTTTCAGATATCCCTAAGAGTTCGAACCGATACAATGCGAATGAAGAACATTCACCAATTTCGGAGTTCTTGAAAGGGCAGGTAAACATTGCAACAGAATACCGGGGAGAGATAAAACCTTCCGATTTTGAAGAATACCTTAGCAAACATGGTTTCGAAGCCTTTAAAAAATGTTTGAATGAGCTTTCTGCGGATGAGATTATTTCGGAAATTGAAAAAAGCGGGCTGAAAGGTCGCGGAGGAGCAGGTTTTCCTTCGGCTATCAAATGGAAAATGGTTCAGAATGCAAAGTCTGATCAAAAATACATTATCTGTAATGGTGATGAGGGAGATCCGGGCGCATTTATGGATCGAATGTTACTGGAATCTTATCCGTTCAGAATTATTGAAGGAATATTAATTGGTGCTTATGCCGTGGGAGCAACTGAAGGCAGACTTTACATACGGGCAGAATATCCGCTTGCAGTAAAGCGGATTAAGGAAGGTTTGGAAATCTGCAAAAGCAAAGGATTGCTTGGTAAAAATATTTTAGGTTCTGATTTTTCTTTTGATTTAAAAGTATTTGAAGGTGCTGGAGC contains:
- a CDS encoding NAD(P)H-dependent oxidoreductase subunit E — protein: MIDFVDDVVGRIGKEPDKVIPILQAIQGKYNYLPEPALKRVCETTTITESQITGISTFYSQFRHQPVGKHIIRVCVGTACHVKGAKQVYDGFRRELGLEKGVDTDTEKLFTVEEVACLGCCTLAPVVQIDAVTYGHVETGKVAEIIEDFKNLAPSEEKIVREVTEEGISQGEIRIGLGSCCIASGSSGVKEELEKTLAENKIKVDVKQVGCVGVCNQVPMMEIHKKGEEAAYYTKINANDVGDIIEKHFQSKSWMSRFKNRFYNYAENLTFSDIPKSSNRYNANEEHSPISEFLKGQVNIATEYRGEIKPSDFEEYLSKHGFEAFKKCLNELSADEIISEIEKSGLKGRGGAGFPSAIKWKMVQNAKSDQKYIICNGDEGDPGAFMDRMLLESYPFRIIEGILIGAYAVGATEGRLYIRAEYPLAVKRIKEGLEICKSKGLLGKNILGSDFSFDLKVFEGAGAFVCGEETALIASIEGKRGIPQLRPPYPAEKGLWDKPTLINNTETFSLVPYIIRNGAEAFSKIGTEKSKGTKVFALAGKIKRGGLIEVPMGISIKQIVEEIGGGIADGKQFKAVQIGGPSGGCIPASMSDTTIDFDSLKEVGAMMGSGGLIVLDESDCMVDIAHYFLSFTQEESCGRCTFCRIGTQRMLEILEKIKIGKGKLSDLDLLEQLALNTQKGSMCALGGTAPNPVLSTLKYFRHEYEAHINGKCPSGKCEELIRYEINDNCTGCTKCAQRCPVDAIKAKPYELHEVDNELCIKCDICKQICPVDAVEIK
- a CDS encoding PQQ-binding-like beta-propeller repeat protein, giving the protein MTNKFKLNRTNLSLWKGIAMVAGTFSFIICMLVLVNYIQINRIDPVNTEVINSLVDRLNDNPNDAQLREQIREMDLLVRKAYFTNQWQVKAGGYLFLFGIIITTIALQLFYAGKQQLPQISEEKEENIILFREKARKWIVIGGFGMVGITLIFAFLTHKELGNQFTVAAATANTKQAETNQTDVTVVEVVANEEIVEPVVEEKAAEEVEEEAAKEEIVVPVAKKEEVVVEKAKTNSYKGTYPTKEMMANFPSFRGPGGNAIAYQKNIPNEWDGASGKNILWKQPVPIHAYNSPVIWGNKLFLSGATATSREVYCYDRNNGKLLWTAKAEQITGSPANPPEVTPDTGHAASTVTTDGNSVFAIFSNGDLIAVDMSGKKQWAKNLGVPDNHYGHSSSLIVFEDKLIVQYDQKTNSKVMALSTSSGEEVWSTARKVRVSWASPVIVQNGDQVEVLLAADPCIASYDVQTGKELWKIDCITGEVGPSVAYANGIVFALNEYASLVAIKPGAKPEILWEAYDYLSDVPSPIAYNDLLFVITSYGAVACYNAKAGEILWEKEFDAGFYASPILVDGKIYLMDRVGVMHIFKAEKEYVEVATSALGEKSDASPAFADGRVYIRGEKNLYCIGK